GCGGATCAGCTCAACTTCGCTCAGCAGCGTCATCTCCAGCGGCCAGGCGCTGGATGAGGTTTCACGTTGATGGCTGAAACGGGTGGCGATAGCGAAATCCAGGTTACCCGGATTGATATGCTGGAAATAGTTCAGGGTTTTGTCACCCAGACGCGCCATTAACTGCCCCTGCGCGTCGCCAACCATTTCACTCAGCAACCAGGCTTTGCCCGCCTGCGATTGACCAAACAACGCCAGCGTTACCGGGCGTGCTAACTGACGTGCCAGCGCGTGGCTCTCCACACGGGCGCGTCGCAGTTGCAGGCTCAGGGTGTCGCCTTCCATGCTCAGACGCGTGGAATGTCCCTGCTGGTTTTCTACCCAGTTCAGTGCGCCATCGAGGGTTTCTTGCAACAGGCCGAGGCGTTTAGCCAGCGTGGCCTGTGGCTGTTTTTTTGCGGTTCTCATTTTTTGCAGACGCTCCCGCTGTCAATCCAGTATTGCGCATTCGCATTGCCCGTGGCGGAAAGCGTGTTCAGTTTCAGGCTCAGTTGTTCCAGTGGCACGCGGCTGCCGTCATCGAGACGGGCATCGCTCAGCACCAGACGCTCTGGTCCGGTGTTATCCGGTCCGGGTTGCACCGCCAGCTTAATCCGCAGCACGCTTTCCCCGGCGACTTTACGCGCCAGTTGAGGGTCGGTGATGCTCAGGCTGTAGAGCGGCGATGCGGGCCAGCGATCATTCTCCAACTGGCGGAAGCCAAGGCAGACGTTGCCGCGAATGCGGAAGCTGCTTTTGCGATCCAGGACGAAGCTGCTGCTGTCGAGATCGATCTCGCTATAGCACAGGTTGTCATCGCTCAACGCCTGGGTTTCATCCAGCACGCCGAGGTAACGAATGGTGGAGTAAGGTTCAAAATCACCGGCGCGGAACCAGAAACTGCTCAGACGCAGATCCAGCGCCAGCAGACACAGCATGGCACCCACGGCGGCGGTCGATTTCGGGTTGTCGATGCGTCCCTGTTTGTTGAACGGATACCAGTCGCTGGTGTGATAACCCTCCAGCGAAAGAATACGGCTGCCCGGCAGCGGTTGCAGGTGGCGTACCAGCGCCTGGATGCCCGGGAAGCGTGATGGGCGACCGGTCAGCAGCAGCACGTCGCACTGGTAGAGCGACACCACTTCGCACATGGCTCGCAACGCCGGGATGATGGCCATACGATGTTGCAGGAATTCGCCATGCAGCTGCGCCAGGCTGACCACCAGCGGCACCTCCAGCAGGTCGAAACGGCTGTCGCCACCGAGGGTGCGCTGGATTTCGCCGTTAATAAAGGCCAGTACCGCGTTGCTGGGCTTTTGTGGCACCAGTTCGCCAAACAGCGCGTTGATTTCGCTGTGGCTATCGAGCGGGTTCCAGTTTTCATAACGTTCCAGCACCGCCTGGGCCAGCGGGATAAACAACTGCAACGTCACCTGCTGACGCAGGGTGGCTTGTCCGTCCATACGGCTGTCGTGGCCGAACAATTTGTTCATCAGCGGTTCGGGCAGGGTCAGACCGGCTTTCTGCAAACTTTGTTGCAACGCTGGCAGAATCCACAGCTGAATCACATCCAGCAGAATGTCATCCCCGGCGACCTTAAAGCCTTCGCGGAACAGCAGGCGCGGGGTGATTTTGACGTTATTTCCCTGCCCGTCGTCGAGGCGATATTGGGTGATGGCGAGGTCGGTGGTGCCGCCGCCAATATCGATTGAGGCGATACGCAGGCTTTTACCCGGCAGTTCATCGGCTTCACGTGGGCGGTCTGGCCGCGCCATGCTGGTGAAGAAATCTTCGGCACGACCGGCAAAGTTGACCTGCGTTTCGTTAAACAGCCACACCATCTGGCCGCAGGTAGCTTCGTCCCACTCCATCTGTACATCCGGCACCGGACGCAGGCTGTTCGCCTGGCTAGCCGCGGTAAAGTCTTCTTCTGCCGGATGCCAGCCTTCCGCTTTCCACACCAGCGCAATGGCTTCCTGCATACGACGACGGAAAATTTCGCGCTCCGGTTTTGGCATCGCCGAGGGGAGCGTAAGGATGACATGGCGTAGCTGGCGCGGAGCCTGGCTTTGCGGCATCCGCTGGCGCTGGGCCACGCTGTTCATCTGCATCATCGCCTGGGCCAGCAGTTCGCACAGCATAAAGGTCATCAATGAGCTGCGGCTGTAGCTGGCCGAAAACACCGGCAGGCGTTCGTCGGCCGCCAGCGCATGCAGCGGCTGACCTTCATCGTTCAGCAGCAGGGTAAACGGCAGCGCAGTTGCCTGTGCTTCATCGCCGCTGCCGTTAGCATTGAAACGCCAGCCGGGCTGATAGCGGGCTTCGTCCCACAAATAACGCCTTGGGCTGGAGAGGCCGGTGCTGCCTTCAGTACCGGCGCGCAGCAGCGCCAGACGGCTGGCCTCGCGGCCAACACGCGTCAGCGACGGCCACATAAAGGCGTTTTCGCGGCCACTTTCCAATGAGAAATTGGCTTTGCCGAAGCGTGGCTCGGCAAACTCCAGACGGCTGTCGAACAATTCGTTATACACCTGATGCGGTTCAGACAGGTCGCGCAGTTGCAACTCGTAAGTCTGACGCAGACCGTTGCTCTCCTCGGCGTGATCTTCCACCAGGATACCGCAGGTGTGCGAGTTACCGACATCGAGAATGATATCGACATTGACGGCCGGGGATTGCAGCGAAGCAGCCTGAATGGCGATCTCCGCCAGATCGAGTTGCTCGCCCAGCAGTTCCAGCAAATTAAGGTAATGCGCCTGATACTCAAATTCGCGCAGCGCCTGCACCAGTTCCTGCTCACGGCGCGATTCCAGGGCGGTTACCTGCTGACTAAAGGTTTCACGCAGCCAGCCATCCACCCAGGTGAGGTCAAGAAACTCGCCGAGTTCATAGTTATGCCAGGCGAGGGCAAAGCTGACGCCGTTTTGCGCATCCGCCTGGCTCAGGCCCAGCTGCTCACCACCGTCGCTTTCCGCGACCAGACGGGTATCAAAGGCGAGGGTGATGCGATGGGTATTCCCTGCCGCATCCGGCTGAGACAGCGGAGCCAGACGCAGGCGCGCCCAGTTTTCCGGCCCGCCAATAAAGCGGCGACCGCTGGTGCAGCGCAGCACCGGTAGCGGTAACCACTGATTGGCTAACAAGGTCAGGGAGTCAGCCAGCGCAATATCCGATTCCGGGCGCACCACTTCCGGCGCGCCGCCGTCTTCAGGATAAAGCAGAAATTTTCCGCTGTTGCCGTCGACGTTCAGGCGCAGCAGCGGGCCGTTCGCCGTCTGGCGTACAAACTGACGGCGTGCCTGTAACGCTGGCAGACGCAGACCAAAGTCGAGAAACTGGACACCGCTATCTTCAATCAGCGTGATTTTTTGTTTGTCATCGATGAGGGGCGCTAACATGGTTACTTACTCTCACGCTTAATCGTCAACGGGAAAACCTGGTCCGCGCCATATTGCGCTTCACAGCTGGCGATACCATCGCCTTGTTTACACACCAGTTCCGGCATGCGGTAGCGTGATTTGTCGCTACAGCTGGCGGTGTAGCGGCTGCGTACCACCATGGTGCCGACGCTGGTCATGGCAGCGGTAACATCAGCCTTACAGCGAATGCCATCGCCCTGGGTAATCAGTGCCGTGCCTTTGCCGTTGCGGATCTGATAACGCAGGCTCGGCGGTTTGCCGGTGGGCAGATTGGTCTGGCGCAGGGTGACGCGCCAGCGACCATCGAGGAATCGAACCGACCCCACACGCACATCTTCGGCGGTGATCACCAGGTCATCCGCTCTGGCGGGTGCGGTGGGCAGCGGAGCCGCCACCTCTACCACGGCGGGCGCAGCGGGTGCCGCAGGCGGTGGCGGTGGTGCGACCACGGTGGCGCTGGCCTGTGGCAGGGTGGTTGCCAGTTTTTCGGCTTGCACCAACACCGGCGGTGGCGCGATTGGCTGGCTCGCTACCGGGGCGGGTGCCGCAGCAGCGACCACCGCAGTGGCAGCCGGTTGCGTGCTGTGCAACCACCAGGCGGTGCCCGCGGCAGCAGCCAGCGCCACCGGCAGCAGCAGTAACCACGGGCGCAGCGTTCGGGTCCTGGCGGGTGAAGGGACCGTCGCGATCACCGGCTCAGGTTCGCTCATGTCCGGCTCAGGCTCAGCGATCGCTTCAACCGCTGCCGGCTCCGGCTCCGGCTCGGCCATGATGATCGGGGTTTCCACCACCGGCGGCGGTTCAGGTAACAGCGATGGCAATTCGTCGTCGAGGCTGTCGCGCAGACAGGCCAGCGCGTCATCGCGCGAGCGGGCCTGGGGATCGACAAAGCCCCAGAAGGTAATCACCGGTTTGCCGTCCACCAGATAGACATATTGCTGATCGGGGAATTGCAGGGTTTTGCTGAGCAGCGCGCCAAACAAGCGCATCGCCGGGTTTTCTGCCTCACGTGCACGCAGGCTCAGTGCCTGCAAATCCTGTTGATTGAGGGTGAGTTGTTCCAGTGCCTGACGTCGTTCGTGATCGCTGGCTGCCAGCCATGAGCGAACTTTGCCACTGAAGGGCGCGTACCAGTCGAGGCGGTCACCGCGTTCATTGGGTTGCGGAATGGCGAGGCAGTTCGCCAGCGTAGTTTGGCGGCGTAGCCGCAAGGTTTCGCGAATTTGCAGAGCAGAAGCCCAGACGGGCTGGCCGTTCTCACCCAGTGCCAGAACCGCGTCAAGATTGCCGCTGCGCAGAAAAGTTTTTGCCACTCGTTGGCCCTTATCGGTGAATGTCTCAGGCAGAAAAAATCGATTTTGGTGATCTTAAGCCAAATAAGGGCAAATCAAACGGCGGAAATAAGGGGGAAAACAGGGCGGTTTTCCCCGGCTGGACGATGGGTTGGCGAAAATTTAAGCGCGGGAGCGTGGCATCAGTACCAGATGCGTGAGCATTCCACCGCACAGGCCCCAGAAAGCCGAGCCGATCCCCAGCAGCGACACGCCGCTGGCGGTGATCAGAAACGCCACCACCGCGCTATCGCGCAGTTGCGGTTCCGCCAGCGCGCGATGCAGGCTGCCGGAGAGGGTCGCCAGCAGCGCCAGACCGGCCAGCGTGGCAATCAACACCTGCGGCAGTGCGCTGAACAGTACCGCAATCAGTGCACCAGTCAGCCCGGTGAGCAGATAGAAGAACCCCGCCAGCGCCGAGGCCATCCAGCGTCTTTGCGGATCGGCATCGACCTCTTCACCCATGCAGATGGCGGCGGTGATGGCGGCGATACACACGGAAAAGCCGCCAAACGGCGACAACACCAGGGCCAGCAGTCCGGTCCAGCTGGTCAGGGCCGAGATGGGCGGCTGATAACCATGCGCCTGTAAGGTGGCGATGCCGGGCGCATTTTGCGACGCCATCGTAACCAGAAAGTAGGGCAAACCGACGCCAATCAACGCCGTCAGGGTAAAGTGCGGCGTTATCCATTGCGGCACGCTGAGGCTGATCGTGTGCGATGGGAAGTGAATGCTGTGTTGTCCGATCGCCACCAACACGCCGGTGACCAGTGCGAGGATAATCGCGTAACGCGGTAACCAACGGCGACTCAGAAGCCATACCAGACACATGCTGCCGCACAGCGCAAAATTGCCCTGCAAACCGGTAAAGGTATTCAGGCCGAAACGCAGCAGAATCCCCGCCAGCATGGCGGCGGCCAGCGATTGCGGAATATGGTTCATCAGGCGCGCAAACAGCCCGGTGACGCCGCTCAGCACAATCAGGGCGTTGGTAAAGACAAACACACCAATCACTTCATTAATGGTCAGACCGTGCAAGCTGGTGGCCAGCAGCGCCGCGCCGGGTGTCGACCAGGCGGCGAGGATCGGCATCCGCGTCCAGAGTGATAACCCGAGCGAGGCGACGCCCATGCCGATACCCAACATTGAGAGCCAGCCGCCAATCTGCGCCGGAGAGGCACCTGCGGCCTGAGCGGCCTGGAAAATAATTGCCGCTGAACTGCTGTAACCGACCAGCACGGCAATAAAACCTGAGATTAAGATCGGCAGCGAAAACCCACTGCGCGGGGTGACAATGATCATAGGGACATCCGGGTGTGCGTTATAGCGCACATTGTTGCATGGGACGCTATAGCGCACAAGTGGTACACTGCGCGCGAGCTTGTCTGGAGATCCTATGGAAAATCTGCATCAACATCTGAGTCTGGCGCTGAAACAACTGCGGCAGGCCAATGGCTGGAGTCTGACGCTGGCGGCAGAACGCACCGGCGTCAGTAAAGCGATGCTGGGTCAAATCGAACGCGGTGAATCCAGCCCGACCGTGGCGACCTTGTGGAAAATTGCCACCGGCTTCAACGTGCCGTTTTCGTTCTTTATTCAGGGCAGCGAACTGCCGCCCGGCGCAGCCGCGACCTTTAGCCAAACCAATGCCCAAATGCAGGCAAAATCGCTGTTGCCTTACGATGCGCAGTTACGTTTTGACCTGCTGGAAGTGACGCTGGCACCCGGCGCGCAGAGCGATTCTTCGCCGCACGAACACGGGGTGATTGAGCAAGTGGTGGTGCTGGAGGGCGAGTTGTTACTCGGCGTTGAGGGCACCTGGCGACGCCTGCAACCCGGACAAGCCAGCCAATTTGCGGGTGATCAACCCCACAGCTACCGCAATCCGCTCAGCACGCCGCTGCGTTTTCATAGTCTGATTCATTACCCGCATCGGCCATAGGCTTACAAATTGATACGAAGGTAAACTACACAGTTTGCCTTCGTATTTATATACTCGCGTTTCACTGTAAGGGAGAAGTCGCCATGAGCGATCTGAACAGCGCGGCAGCGGCGCTGCGTAGCGTCAACGGCAAACTGGGACGGCGTCTACGCGAATCGGCCCCGCCGGGTGATCTCACCTGGTCGCAAGTTTCGGTACTCGGCTATCTGGTGCGCGATGGTGCCATGACGGTCACTGAACTGGCAGCAGCAGAAGGGGTGCGCACGCAATCAATGGGCGCCACCGTTGCCAGTCTGGTCAGTGCCGGGATGGTGCTGGGCGAAGCGGACCCGCATGATGGACGCAAAACACGCTACTATCCTACGGAAGCCTGCCGCGCGCTGGTAGCGGCCAATCGCGCCCAGCGCGATGACTGGCTGGTGCGCAGCATGGCGACGTTTAGCCCGCAGGAACAGCACACGTTGCTGGCCGCCATTCCCTTACTGCAACGACTTGCCGACCAATAATCCTGAGAGGACTCGAGATGGCTGTAACAACTTTAGACGCAAAAACCGCCCTGATTGTGATTGACCTGCAACACGGGATTGTGGCGCTGCCTGTGGTGCATGATCCGAAAGTGGTGATTGAGCGTTGCAAACGTCTTACCGATGCCTTCCGCGCGCACGATTTGCCGGTGGTGCTGGTGAATGTCGCGGGGGGTGCACCGGGCCGTAACGAGCAGGCGCGTCACGGCGGTGAACTGCCGGCTGACTGGGCGGTGCTGGTGCCGGAAATGACGCCACAGCCGGGCGACCTCAGTGTGACCAAGAAAACCTGGGGTGCTTTCCACAACACCGGTTTGCACGAACAGCTGCAACAGCGCGGTGTCACTCAGGTGGTGGTGTGCGGTATCGCCACCAGCATCGGTGTGGAATCCACTGCGCGTCAGGCTTATGAACTCGGTTACAACGTCACGCTGGCGACCGATGCCATGACTTGCCTGAATGCGGATACCCATCAGAATAGCGTTGAGCGTATTTTCCCGCGCCTGGGTGAAACCGGTTCGACGGCGGATGTGCTGGCGCTGCTGGGCTAAACAACATCGCGCGATGAATCGCGCCGCTACGCTTTCCTGCACCAGGTCGTAGCGGCGCGATTTATCGCGCAAAATTACTGATTACTGGAACGCGTAGCTTACGGTCAGACCGACGCTGTAGTTACGGCCCGGTGCTGGTTCGTAATAACGGCCATTGCTCTCGTTAACGATCACGGAACCGATGTAGTTGCGGTCGAACAGGTTATCGACGCGGCCAAACAGATCCAGCGTCCAGTTCTCTCTCACCAACCACTTATAGCCGCTGTTCAGGCCCACCACGGTATAGGCCGGGGCTTTCACATCGTTTTCATCGTCGGCGGCGATGTCGCTCATATAACGCACATCGGCACCGGCATACCAGCCTTGTTCCGGCGCATAAGACAGCCCGGCATAGGCCATGCTGCGTGCGATGCCCGGAATGCGGTTGCCGTCGCAGCTTTCCGTGCCACAGGCGTTGCTGCGGTAGCGCGCATCCAGCAAGGTCCAGGCGGCTTTCAGACGCCAGTCCTCACCGAATTGCTGATCGAGACCCAGTTCGAGGCCGCGACGGCGGGTTTGCCCGGCATTTTTGTAGCTGGTCCGTCCGTTGCTGCTACTGTCCGCGACGATTTCATTATCCGTATCGGTCTGGAAAATGGCCGCAGTCAGCAGGCCATAGCCAATGCGTTTTTTGGTGCCCAGTTCGACGGTGTCGCTGGTAGCCGGTTTCAGACCCAGATTGAGGCCTGACTGCCCATCAGAACGGTAGGACAGCTCATTGATGGTGGGGGTTTCAAAGCCACGACCCGCAGAAACATAGGCGTTCCAGCTATCATCAATCGCGTATTTTAACGATGCGGCAGGCAGCCAGCGGTGGTAGCGTGCATTGCCGCTGTCGTCGCCGTTACCGGAGGTGATGTAAAAATCGTTGGAGTCGAAATTGACGGTGCTGAAACGCACACCTGCATCCAGTGACCATTTATCGGTGAGCTGCCACGCCGTCTGCACGTAGGGATCGAGGTTCCACATCAGATTGCGTTCATTACGCCGCATATCCCCCATCACGCCGTAATCGGTGACGCCGTTATTGGTGGTGAAGTTTTCGTAACCTTTGCGGCGTTCGGTCATGGTTTCATAATCCAGACCGCCGGTCAGCGTCACCGGAATGGTGAACAGGGTATCGCGATGTGTCCAACGGGTATCGATGCCCTGATAATGACGCGTCAGAGAGATGACGCCACCCGGGTGGGCCGGACTGGTCTGCGAGCTGGCTGGAATCGACTGGTACTGGGTAGTTTCGCGCACCCCGGCATACATCATGACGCTCAGGTCGTCGTTTTCACTCATCTGGCGCTGATAATGCAGGCCACCCTGGGTCTGATCGACCGTTTTACGCGCGTTGTACAGGCTGACGTTACTGACGACCTGGCGCGGATTCTGTTCCCACTGCGCCTGAGTCAAACCGCCGGGATCTTGCGCATCGACATGCACACTGTTGAACAGCAGCGTCAGGGTGCTGACATCATCAATACGCACGCCCAGCTTGGCGTTGCCGAGGTTCTTCTCTGCCGAGCTGTGATCGCGATAGCCGTGGGTGGTAAAGCGTGACGCAGAAATGGTGTAGTTGACGTCACCGGCATGGGTGCCATCGCCGGTCGCCCCGCTGGCTTTCACGCTGTTACGCCAGCTGCCATAGCTGCCAAACCAGGTGCTGGCTTCCAGCGTAGTCGGCTGCTGACCGGTTTGGGTATCCACATTGATCACCCCACCGGAGGAGTTACCGTACAGCGCGGAGAAGGGACCGCGCAGCACTTCAACGTGGTCAATCGAGCCGATATCAACGTTGGAGGTCTGGCCCTGGCCGTCCGGCATGGTGGCGGGAATACCGTCAACGTACATGCGAATACCGCGCAGGCCGTAGGTCGAGCGCGAACCAAAACCGCGTACTGAAATTTGCAGGTCCTGGGCATAGTTCTGCCGGTTCTGAATTTGCATGCCCGGCACCCCCATCAGATTTTCTGACAGGTTTACGCGCGGAGCGGCATGACGCATATCTTCGCCGGACACGACGCTGACGGCTGCGGGGGTATCGAGTTCAGATAATCCGGAACTGTCGGGAGTGGCACTGACCACCATGGTGTTGCTGGCATCATCGGCGGCCAGCAGCGGCAGCGGAAACACCGCAGGCAGCGCCAGCCACAGCGCCTGGCGCAGTAAAGCAATTTTCATTATGAAAGACCGTAACAAATAAAAGGAAATGAACCGAATGGAACATAATGACGCATATGTTAATAGTTTTTACACGGTCTGGCATTACATTTTAAGCTATTGATTCTTTTTTTAACAAATAAATAGGCTATGGGCCGCGCTGGCCTGGCGTAAAAACCTTGCCGTCAGGGATAGGTGGTAAAGAGGTGCTCGTTCTGATTCGACGTCGCTTTATAAAATTTAATCTGCTCGCCATCAATACTGAGAAAAATAGCCTCATGCTCCTGCAAGGAATTGAACTTTCTTTTTTTGTCTTCAGCGATGCGAATGCGCAAATCTTTAATTCTGATTGAGCGGTATCCATCATTGCCGGGTGTTTCGGTCAGGGTGCCGCGATAAATCGTTGAAGGGTCGGATATTTCGTAGAAAGTAATGTCAGTGACCATTTCTTTCCCCTTTGAACACGGGCACATCCCCGTATCAGAAGTATATCCCGGTATTTTTTCTGAGATTCAAACTGAGGAAAACCTGATGCCATTTTAGGAGTGCTGACAAAACGGGCCGCCTGCCTGATAATCTGTCAGAACAGGCAGCCAGCAATATCACCACTTCATCTCACCGCTGTTCACCTTCGCGCTTAACGCCAGCGAACTCTCATCCGGCAGATTGGGCCAGGCAGCTTTCATGGTTTCAATTACCGCTGCCGAGCCTTTCTGCTGTGCCAGCGCGGCTTCAAACTTTTGCAGATAATCGAGCGTGAAAGTCACCGCCTGGTCGCCCTTTGGACGTGCGCCAATATAATGGCCTGGGATCACCACCTTGGGTTTCAACAGTTGCATTTCACGCAGTACGCTGCGCCACTGTTCGCGACTGGCGGGGGTTTGGGTATCTGCCGTCCAGACGTGAATACCGGCTGCTACCGCAGTCCCGCCGAGAATCGCCCGGTTGGCCGGAATCCAGACATAGGCGGATTTATCTCCGGCGTGGCGCATTTCGATACGCTCACCATCCACGCTAAAACCGGTCTGATAGGTTGTCTGAGGCACCACGAGCTGCGATGGCGCGCCGCCAGGCATTTTAGGCCCCCAGTATTGCAACTTGGCCTGTTTGGTGGCTTCGATATGTTCCACCACCAGCGGCGAAGCCACCACTTTCACCTGCGGGAAGGCTTTGACAATCGGCCCCAGGCCAAAATAGAAGTCAGGATCGCCCGAGGTAATCACAATTTGCGTTAACTTTTTGCCGCTCGCTTTAATCATTGCCACCAGGTTTTCGCCATCTTTCGGGCTGAACTGCGCATCAAACAATATCGCTTCGTGCGGGCCTGAGACCAGCGTCGAGGAGACCGGGAACAGTCCCTGTTCCTGCGGGTTATAGACCTCAAGGTGCAGCGGCGCAGCCAATACCGGACCGGCAGCCAGCAGCAAAACCCACGGTAATCTCTTCATTTTCATCACCTATTCCTTTCATCGGCAGCATGCCGTCACTAAAAGCCTCATTGTAGGGAAATCAGCGTCTGTTAGAATTCCCGTAATCAGAGATGGTCAGTTTCATAAAACGATCAGATGGAGCGAATATGGACCGAGTGACAGCGGCAACGGTGTTTAATCGCATCTGCGAATTGGGGAGTCTGAGCGCGGCGGCACGGGCGCTGGATATCTCGCGACCGATGGTTAGCCGCTATCTGGATGAAATGGAGAAGTGGGCCGGGGCACGCTTGCTGCACCGCTCATCACGCCGTCTCACCATTACTCCGGCAGGCGAGAAAATCCTCGAAAAGAGCCGTGCGCTGGCACGCCTGGCCGGGGAAATTGCTGACCAGGAGGCGCAAAGCGAAGTCCAGGGCATTCTGCGCGTGGCTTGCGCGCACTCCACCGCAACCCATATCCTTGGCCCGATGATCCCGGCATTTTTGGCCCGCTATCCGGCGCTGCGTATTGAGCTGGAGATCAACAACCAGCCTGTCAGCCTGGTGGGCGAACGCATTGACCTGGCGGTGCGCATCACCAACGATCCTGAAGCGGGCGCGATTGCGCGCCGACTGGGTGAATGTGTATCGGTAGTGTGCGCATCACCGGCTTATTTGCAGCAACACGGCACCCCGCACACGCCACCAGACCTGGTGCAGCATAACTGCCTGCACTACAGCCGTTTCGCCGGGCAACGCTGGGAGTTTCACGACCGTAAAGGCGAGGTGATCAGTACCACCATCAGCGGCAATTTCAGCGCCGGGATCTCCTCGGTACTGTGTGATGCCGCTATCGCCGGTTGTGGTGTGGCAATGGTGCCGGAGATGGAGGCGCGGGCGGCGCTGCACAGCGGACAATTGCACGCGGTGATGCCGGAATTCACGCCAAAAACGCTGGGTATCTATGGTCTGTACATGTCACGCGATCGCCAGCCTGCGGCTTTACGTCTGTTTCTGGCGGCGGTACAGCAGCGCCTGGCGGATGATGCGCCAGCGGCCACTGCCTTGTGTTAAAAAATAATTTTCACCGCACCTCTGGCCTGGCTGTGGGCAATAATTCCTGTCAGGCTAACGTGTTTATGCGAAATCAGAGAAGGGAGAGAAGATGAGTCAGCAACCTGTGGTAGCGGTGTTAGGACTGGGTGCAATGGGTCATGCCTTTGCGACCAACCTGCTGAAAAAAGGTTTTGTGGTGCGAGGCTGGAACCGCACCCGCGCGCGTGGCGAAGATTTAGTGTCTGCCGGGTTGATCCTGAGCGATAGCGCCCTCCAGGCGGTGGACGGTGCCGATGTGGTAATCGCCATGTTGTCCGATGGCGAGACGACGCGTCAGGTGGTGAAAGATGCACAGCAGGCATTGCAGCAGGGCGCGACCCTGTGCCAGATGGGCACCATCGGCGTCGAAGCGACCGATGCGCTGATCGCCGAACTGGCGAGCGCTCGCCCGGACGTGGTGTTTATTGACGCCCCGGTTTCTGGTACCAAAGCCCCGGCGGAAAATGCGCAGATTCTGGTGATGGCGAGCGGTGACCAAAGCAAAGCTGCCGCAGCGGAGCAGGTGTTTGCGGCAATCGGCAAAGGTACGCAATGGCTGGGTGAGGCCG
The DNA window shown above is from Pantoea sp. At-9b and carries:
- a CDS encoding virulence factor SrfB, producing the protein MLAPLIDDKQKITLIEDSGVQFLDFGLRLPALQARRQFVRQTANGPLLRLNVDGNSGKFLLYPEDGGAPEVVRPESDIALADSLTLLANQWLPLPVLRCTSGRRFIGGPENWARLRLAPLSQPDAAGNTHRITLAFDTRLVAESDGGEQLGLSQADAQNGVSFALAWHNYELGEFLDLTWVDGWLRETFSQQVTALESRREQELVQALREFEYQAHYLNLLELLGEQLDLAEIAIQAASLQSPAVNVDIILDVGNSHTCGILVEDHAEESNGLRQTYELQLRDLSEPHQVYNELFDSRLEFAEPRFGKANFSLESGRENAFMWPSLTRVGREASRLALLRAGTEGSTGLSSPRRYLWDEARYQPGWRFNANGSGDEAQATALPFTLLLNDEGQPLHALAADERLPVFSASYSRSSLMTFMLCELLAQAMMQMNSVAQRQRMPQSQAPRQLRHVILTLPSAMPKPEREIFRRRMQEAIALVWKAEGWHPAEEDFTAASQANSLRPVPDVQMEWDEATCGQMVWLFNETQVNFAGRAEDFFTSMARPDRPREADELPGKSLRIASIDIGGGTTDLAITQYRLDDGQGNNVKITPRLLFREGFKVAGDDILLDVIQLWILPALQQSLQKAGLTLPEPLMNKLFGHDSRMDGQATLRQQVTLQLFIPLAQAVLERYENWNPLDSHSEINALFGELVPQKPSNAVLAFINGEIQRTLGGDSRFDLLEVPLVVSLAQLHGEFLQHRMAIIPALRAMCEVVSLYQCDVLLLTGRPSRFPGIQALVRHLQPLPGSRILSLEGYHTSDWYPFNKQGRIDNPKSTAAVGAMLCLLALDLRLSSFWFRAGDFEPYSTIRYLGVLDETQALSDDNLCYSEIDLDSSSFVLDRKSSFRIRGNVCLGFRQLENDRWPASPLYSLSITDPQLARKVAGESVLRIKLAVQPGPDNTGPERLVLSDARLDDGSRVPLEQLSLKLNTLSATGNANAQYWIDSGSVCKK
- a CDS encoding SrfA family protein, translating into MAKTFLRSGNLDAVLALGENGQPVWASALQIRETLRLRRQTTLANCLAIPQPNERGDRLDWYAPFSGKVRSWLAASDHERRQALEQLTLNQQDLQALSLRAREAENPAMRLFGALLSKTLQFPDQQYVYLVDGKPVITFWGFVDPQARSRDDALACLRDSLDDELPSLLPEPPPVVETPIIMAEPEPEPAAVEAIAEPEPDMSEPEPVIATVPSPARTRTLRPWLLLLPVALAAAAGTAWWLHSTQPAATAVVAAAAPAPVASQPIAPPPVLVQAEKLATTLPQASATVVAPPPPPAAPAAPAVVEVAAPLPTAPARADDLVITAEDVRVGSVRFLDGRWRVTLRQTNLPTGKPPSLRYQIRNGKGTALITQGDGIRCKADVTAAMTSVGTMVVRSRYTASCSDKSRYRMPELVCKQGDGIASCEAQYGADQVFPLTIKRESK
- a CDS encoding benzoate/H(+) symporter BenE family transporter; this translates as MIIVTPRSGFSLPILISGFIAVLVGYSSSAAIIFQAAQAAGASPAQIGGWLSMLGIGMGVASLGLSLWTRMPILAAWSTPGAALLATSLHGLTINEVIGVFVFTNALIVLSGVTGLFARLMNHIPQSLAAAMLAGILLRFGLNTFTGLQGNFALCGSMCLVWLLSRRWLPRYAIILALVTGVLVAIGQHSIHFPSHTISLSVPQWITPHFTLTALIGVGLPYFLVTMASQNAPGIATLQAHGYQPPISALTSWTGLLALVLSPFGGFSVCIAAITAAICMGEEVDADPQRRWMASALAGFFYLLTGLTGALIAVLFSALPQVLIATLAGLALLATLSGSLHRALAEPQLRDSAVVAFLITASGVSLLGIGSAFWGLCGGMLTHLVLMPRSRA
- a CDS encoding helix-turn-helix domain-containing protein produces the protein MENLHQHLSLALKQLRQANGWSLTLAAERTGVSKAMLGQIERGESSPTVATLWKIATGFNVPFSFFIQGSELPPGAAATFSQTNAQMQAKSLLPYDAQLRFDLLEVTLAPGAQSDSSPHEHGVIEQVVVLEGELLLGVEGTWRRLQPGQASQFAGDQPHSYRNPLSTPLRFHSLIHYPHRP
- a CDS encoding MarR family winged helix-turn-helix transcriptional regulator; translated protein: MSDLNSAAAALRSVNGKLGRRLRESAPPGDLTWSQVSVLGYLVRDGAMTVTELAAAEGVRTQSMGATVASLVSAGMVLGEADPHDGRKTRYYPTEACRALVAANRAQRDDWLVRSMATFSPQEQHTLLAAIPLLQRLADQ
- a CDS encoding isochorismatase family protein — protein: MAVTTLDAKTALIVIDLQHGIVALPVVHDPKVVIERCKRLTDAFRAHDLPVVLVNVAGGAPGRNEQARHGGELPADWAVLVPEMTPQPGDLSVTKKTWGAFHNTGLHEQLQQRGVTQVVVCGIATSIGVESTARQAYELGYNVTLATDAMTCLNADTHQNSVERIFPRLGETGSTADVLALLG